Proteins encoded together in one Gemmatimonadetes bacterium T265 window:
- a CDS encoding hypothetical protein (possible pseudo due to internal stop codon) → MGDRLLTARRRGRVAGAAALAALAGAVPAAGQALRVGELRTEYHANPVGIGEPTPRLSWTLTAERRGAAQRAYEIRVAEEAPDLARRPLWDSGKVPSDASVLRPYAGPALQSRRRYFWQVRAWDADGRPSAWSAPAFWEMGMLSPSDWSAQWISPDLPEDTTRSNPSPVLRAAFTLGGPIASARAYVTSLGLYEMEINGRRVGDRLFTPGWTDYAKRVQYQTYDVTPLLRPGANAVGVTLGDGWYRGRLGFTRQRNTYGTRLALLAQVVVRYADGREQVITTGPGWKASTGPIRFSDIYDGERYDARLEAPGWSGPGYDDAGWRGVRVVDLPKDVLVAPAGPPVRRIEERTPVRVFRTPAGETVFDMGQNMVGWVRLRARGPRGTVVRLRHAEVLDAAGNVYTANLRTAKATTEFVLKGSGADEVYEPHFTFQGFRYVAVEGYPGLPNGSLPPADALAGVVIHSDMPRTGTFATSDTMLDRLQQNITWG, encoded by the coding sequence GTGGGCGACCGTCTTCTTACCGCTCGGCGTCGGGGTCGCGTCGCGGGCGCGGCCGCGCTCGCCGCCCTGGCCGGCGCGGTCCCCGCCGCCGGGCAGGCGCTGCGCGTCGGTGAGCTCCGGACGGAGTACCACGCGAACCCGGTCGGGATCGGCGAGCCGACGCCCCGCCTGAGTTGGACGCTCACCGCCGAGCGGCGCGGGGCCGCGCAGCGCGCGTACGAGATCCGCGTCGCGGAGGAGGCGCCCGACCTCGCGCGTCGTCCGCTCTGGGATTCGGGGAAGGTGCCCTCCGACGCGTCCGTGCTCCGCCCGTACGCGGGGCCCGCGCTGCAGTCCCGCCGCCGCTACTTCTGGCAGGTCCGCGCGTGGGACGCCGACGGGCGGCCGTCCGCGTGGAGCGCGCCGGCGTTCTGGGAAATGGGCATGCTGAGTCCGAGCGACTGGTCGGCGCAGTGGATCAGCCCCGACCTGCCCGAGGACACTACGCGGTCGAACCCGAGCCCGGTGCTCCGCGCCGCGTTCACGCTCGGCGGGCCGATCGCGTCGGCGCGCGCGTACGTGACGAGCCTGGGGCTCTACGAGATGGAGATCAACGGCCGCCGCGTCGGCGACCGCCTGTTCACGCCCGGGTGGACCGACTACGCGAAGCGCGTGCAGTACCAGACGTACGACGTCACGCCGCTGCTCAGGCCCGGGGCGAACGCGGTCGGGGTCACGTTAGGCGACGGGTGGTACCGCGGGCGGCTCGGCTTTACCAGGCAGCGCAACACGTACGGGACGCGGCTCGCGCTCCTCGCGCAGGTCGTCGTGCGCTACGCCGACGGCCGCGAGCAGGTGATCACCACCGGCCCGGGGTGGAAGGCGTCGACGGGCCCGATCCGCTTCTCGGACATCTACGACGGCGAGCGCTACGACGCGCGGCTCGAGGCGCCCGGGTGGAGCGGGCCGGGCTACGACGACGCCGGGTGGCGCGGCGTGCGGGTCGTCGACCTGCCGAAGGACGTCCTGGTCGCCCCGGCCGGCCCGCCGGTGCGCCGGATCGAGGAGCGCACGCCCGTGCGCGTCTTCCGCACGCCCGCGGGCGAGACCGTGTTCGACATGGGGCAGAACATGGTCGGCTGGGTGCGCCTCCGCGCGCGGGGGCCGCGCGGCACCGTCGTGCGTCTGCGCCACGCCGAGGTGCTCGACGCGGCGGGGAACGTGTACACGGCCAACCTGCGGACGGCGAAGGCGACCACCGAGTTCGTCCTGAAGGGGAGCGGCGCCGACGAAGTCTACGAGCCGCACTTCACCTTCCAGGGCTTCCGCTACGTCGCCGTGGAGGGCTACCCGGGCCTGCCGAACGGGTCCCTGCCGCCCGCCGACGCGCTCGCGGGCGTCGTCATCCACTCGGACATGCCGCGCACGGGGACGTTCGCCACGTCCGACACGATGCTCGACCGGCTCCAGCAGAACATCACCTGGGGCTAG
- a CDS encoding succinyl-CoA--3-ketoacid-CoA transferase, with protein MRDVPQITAAEAARLVKDGDVLMAGGFGMTGNPVHLLHALAETGVRGLTYVGNNVGEPGLGGGRLLRNGQIARAIGSFFTSNPEAVAAAQSGAMRVELLPQGSLAEAIRAGGAGIGGFYTPTAVGTVVAEGGDVREIGGVPHVFVRGLRANVAFVRAWRADAAGNLVYRMTEQNFNRAMAAAADLVVAEVEEIVPVGALDPDAVHTPGIYVDYLVRAHTTLAELGSSASVEASGRRADATRMHMARRALAELRRGDVVNLGIGIPTLVADLIGPADGIILHTENGMLGVGPSPADGGALDYPVNAGKVPVTALPGSSYFDSADSFAMIRGGHVDVAVMGGLQVDEAADLANWAVPGRPLLGVGGAMDLATGAKRLVVMMTHAAPGGEPKVVPACTLPLTARGAVDVLITDLAVFTFDGGRLALVELMPGATLDEVRAKTSAAFVERLAG; from the coding sequence ATGCGTGACGTTCCGCAGATCACCGCCGCCGAGGCGGCCCGCCTCGTGAAGGACGGCGACGTGCTCATGGCCGGCGGGTTCGGCATGACCGGCAACCCGGTGCACCTGCTGCACGCGCTCGCCGAGACGGGGGTGCGCGGGCTCACCTACGTCGGCAACAACGTCGGCGAGCCGGGGTTAGGCGGGGGGCGGCTGCTGCGCAACGGGCAGATCGCGCGCGCGATCGGCTCGTTCTTTACGAGCAACCCCGAGGCGGTCGCGGCGGCGCAGTCGGGGGCGATGCGGGTGGAGCTGCTGCCGCAGGGGTCGCTGGCCGAGGCGATCCGGGCGGGCGGCGCGGGGATCGGCGGGTTCTACACGCCGACCGCGGTCGGGACGGTCGTCGCGGAGGGGGGCGACGTGCGCGAGATCGGCGGCGTGCCGCACGTCTTCGTGCGCGGGCTGCGGGCGAACGTCGCGTTCGTGCGCGCGTGGCGCGCGGACGCCGCGGGGAACCTCGTCTACCGCATGACGGAGCAGAACTTCAACCGCGCGATGGCCGCCGCGGCGGACCTCGTCGTGGCCGAGGTGGAGGAGATCGTGCCCGTCGGCGCGCTCGACCCGGACGCGGTGCACACGCCGGGGATCTACGTCGACTACCTCGTGCGGGCGCATACCACGCTCGCGGAGCTCGGCTCGTCGGCGTCGGTGGAGGCGAGCGGGCGGCGGGCGGACGCGACGCGCATGCACATGGCGCGGCGTGCGCTCGCGGAGCTGCGCCGCGGGGACGTGGTGAACCTCGGGATCGGGATCCCGACGCTCGTCGCCGACCTGATCGGGCCCGCGGACGGGATCATCTTGCACACCGAGAACGGCATGTTAGGCGTCGGGCCGTCGCCGGCCGATGGCGGGGCGCTGGACTACCCGGTGAACGCGGGCAAGGTGCCGGTGACCGCGCTGCCGGGGAGCAGCTACTTCGACAGCGCGGACTCGTTCGCGATGATCCGCGGCGGGCACGTGGACGTGGCGGTCATGGGCGGGCTGCAGGTGGACGAGGCGGCGGACCTCGCGAACTGGGCCGTGCCGGGGAGGCCGCTGTTAGGCGTGGGGGGCGCGATGGACCTCGCGACCGGGGCGAAGCGGCTCGTCGTGATGATGACGCACGCCGCGCCGGGCGGCGAGCCGAAGGTCGTGCCCGCGTGCACGCTGCCGCTCACGGCGCGCGGCGCGGTGGACGTGCTGATCACCGACCTCGCGGTGTTCACGTTCGACGGCGGGAGGCTCGCGCTGGTGGAGCTCATGCCCGGCGCGACGCTGGACGAGGTGCGCGCGAAGACTTCGGCGGCGTTCGTCGAGCGGCTGGCGGGCTGA